A segment of the Sporichthya brevicatena genome:
CTGGGCGAGCAGACAACCGAACTCCACGAGGCGGCGGGAACCGGTCGAGAGCTCACTGGCGAACCGGTCCTGGAAGACCCCGAGCCCGAGCAGCGTGATGATGCGGTCGACCCGCTCGGCGACGTCGATCTCCGAGAGCAGCGAGGCCGGCAGGCGCAGCGCGGCCGCCAGGGGCTCCCGGGAGGTCACCCAGCGTTCGCAGGACACCGCGATGGTCTCGGTGACCGTGAGGCCCGGGAAGAGCTTCGCGTCCTGGAACGAGCGGCCCAGGCCCAGGTGCGCCCGCGCCTGCGGGGTCAGGTCCGTGACGTCGCTGCCGTTGAAGTACACCCGACCCGTGTCCGGGACCAGGAACCCCGACATCGCGTCGAGGATCGTGGTCTTGCCCGCGCCGTTCGGGCCCATCAGGCCGACGATCTCGCCGGCGCAGATGTCGATGTCCACCCCGGCGATCGCCGCGACGCCGCCGAAGGTCTTCCGCAGGTTCCGGGTCGCGATCGCCACCTTCGGCGTCGGGGCCGCGTCCGCGGCCGCGTCGAGCGCCTCCACGATGTCGGCGAGGTCCTCGTCCTCGTCCTCGCCGGTGGACACCGGCCGCTCGGGCCGGTCCCGCACGATCCGCGGCAGTTCCCCGGTCTCGTCGTCGACCTCGTCCGCGTCGGTCCGGGCGCCGGTGACGTTCACCGGCCGGGCCCCGCCGTCCGCACTGGAGATGTCATCTTCAGTGCTGGGGTCGGCGGGGGAGTCGTCGAGGTGGCGGCGGGCCTCGTGGACCGCCTCGGGGTCGATCTCGGGAACCTCGAGCCCGTCGATGTGCGGGAGCTTCTCGTCGGCCTGCTCGAGAGCACCGGCGAGGAACACCGAGCGGATCAGGTCGCCGCGGTCGAGGATCTCCTGGGCCGGGCCGGAGAAGCGGACCTCGCCCTTCTCCAGGAACATCGCGCGGTCGGAGACCTTGAGCACGAGCTCGGCGGACTGCTCGACGAGCAGGATGCCCAGGCCCTCGTCGCGCAGGTGGCGGACGACGTCGAGGAGCTCGCTGACGATCGCCGGGGCGAGGCCGAGGGAGAGCTCGTCGATCAGCAGCACCCGCGCGCCGGGCTTGCCGTCCGTGCCCGCCGGCCCCTGCACGAGCGCCTGCGCGAGCGCGAGCATCTGCTGCTGGCCGCCGGAGAGCAGACCGGCGCGGTCCTCCATGCGGGTCGTCAGTGCAGGGAACAGCTCGATCGCGCGGCCGACGGCGGCGGCGCAGTAGTCCTTGTCCTTGCGCGTGACCCAGGTGGCCATGCGCAGGTTCTCCGCGACCGACAGGTCCGGGAAGATGCCCCGGCCGCCGGGCATGTAGGCGAGGCCGAGCCGCGCCATCTTCATCGGCGACCAGCCGGTGGTGTCCTTGCCGTCGAAGCGGACCTTGCCGTGGCGGGGCGGGGTCAGGCCGGAGATCGCCCGCAGCAGCGTGGACTTGCCGGCGCCGTTGGTCCCGAGCAGGCCGAGGACCTCGCCGGCGTCCACGCGGACGTCGACCCCGTGGAGCACCTTGTTGCGGCCGTACGAGACCTGCAGGCCCGTGCACTCGAGAAGGCTCATCCCGCACCTGCCGGTCGCTGGGTCGGCCGCGGGCCGGGCCCCTCCTCGGGCACGGCCAGCGGGTCGGGGCCGGCGGCGGACAGGCGCCCGCCGATGGACGCCAGGTCGACGTCGGTCGCGCCGGTCTCCCCTCCGGGACCGGCGAGAGTGATGCCGCGCATCCGCGCGACGGTGCGGAACCAGAACCCGCGCGCGGAGATGACCACGCGGGCCAGACCGCCGGGCAGGACGAGCAGGACGAACAGCACGCCCGCGCCGGTGACGAACAGCTGCATGCCGCCGGAGAGGTTGTACTTCGCGACGGCGAGGAAGATCGCGCCGAGCAGGGCGCCGGTCACCGACGTCGCGCCGCCGAGCACGACCATCGTGAACGCCTCGAAGGAGATCGCGGGGGAGTACGTACCCGCCCGGACGCCGTCGAGCGCGATGACGTGCATCGAGCCGGCCAGCCCGGCGAGCGCGCCGCTGACGGCGAAGGCCGCGAGCTTGATCTTCGTCGGGCTCAGGCCACGGGCGGCCGCCGCACGCTCGTTGTCGCGCACCGCGATCATCGCCCGGCCGGTGCGGCTGTGCCGGATGCCGTGCACGAGCACGAGCGCCAGGGCCAGCACCGTCAGGCAGAACCAGTAGAGCGTCTTCTCGTTGTAGAGGTCGAAGCGCTCGAGGACCAGCGGCCGGTCGACCTGCGTCGGGATGGCCTCGGGGAAGTTCGCCGGGTTCAGGAAGAACGTCGAGAGCGGCACCGCGAACGCGAGCGTGGTGACGCCGAGGAACAGACCCCGGATCCGCAGGGCGGGGATGCCGATCGCGACGGCCGTCAGCATGCCGGCGCCCATGCCCGCGAGCATGGCGATCAGCAGGTCCGCCCCGGTCTTCGCGACGAGGTCACCGGCGACCACGGCACCGACACCGGCGATCGCGAACTGGCCGAGGCTGATCTGCCCGGCCCAGCCGGTGAGGACGACGAGCGAGACCGCGACCAGACCGTAGATCACCGTCACGGTGCCGAGCAGACTGATCTGACTGGGGCTCAGCTGGTACGGAAGCGCGATGGCGGCCGCGATGACACCGGCGAGCAGCAGACGCCGCCCCCAGATGATCTCCGGCAGGTGCCGGATCTCCTTCGGCACCGGCGGCATCTCGTCGGCGGTGTTCCAGCCCGCGGTGTTCGCGTCCGCGGCGCGGGTGAGCTGGTGACGCTGCAGCAGCAGCGCGATGAGGACCGCGACGAGCAGGAAGACGTCGACGTAGCTCGAGCGTGACGTGTTCCAGAACACCGCCTGTTGGAAGACACCGACGCCGATGCCGGCGAACACGGCACCCGGGAGGCTCTCCATGCGCGCGATGACCGCGGCCGCGAGGGCGGGCAGCAGGAGCGCCGGGCCGCCGGCGATCTCACCACCTTGACCGACGAGCGGGGCCGAGAGCATTGCCGCGAGGGCGGAGAGCGCGCCGGCCA
Coding sequences within it:
- a CDS encoding ABC transporter permease, with the translated sequence MSPLPAVPAAVPAALADKRKRAVAMVAAAPLVWVVLNAVLPSGLPLGVVLQGVVLGSLTGLSALGLVLVYRSSRIINFAQAALGSAASFLAVQLFLVKGWNYYVALGVGLVVAAVIGALCDRLVVQRLFWAPRLILTVATIGLAQILAALQFAVPSIVGSGGGFGGLQGSFRTPLDIKFTFEGLVFTGAHVMILVTVPIVLALFAFFLRNSAVGVGIRATSSNAERAMLLGIPVRRLSTLVWALAGALSALAAMLSAPLVGQGGEIAGGPALLLPALAAAVIARMESLPGAVFAGIGVGVFQQAVFWNTSRSSYVDVFLLVAVLIALLLQRHQLTRAADANTAGWNTADEMPPVPKEIRHLPEIIWGRRLLLAGVIAAAIALPYQLSPSQISLLGTVTVIYGLVAVSLVVLTGWAGQISLGQFAIAGVGAVVAGDLVAKTGADLLIAMLAGMGAGMLTAVAIGIPALRIRGLFLGVTTLAFAVPLSTFFLNPANFPEAIPTQVDRPLVLERFDLYNEKTLYWFCLTVLALALVLVHGIRHSRTGRAMIAVRDNERAAAARGLSPTKIKLAAFAVSGALAGLAGSMHVIALDGVRAGTYSPAISFEAFTMVVLGGATSVTGALLGAIFLAVAKYNLSGGMQLFVTGAGVLFVLLVLPGGLARVVISARGFWFRTVARMRGITLAGPGGETGATDVDLASIGGRLSAAGPDPLAVPEEGPGPRPTQRPAGAG
- a CDS encoding ATP-binding cassette domain-containing protein, whose translation is MSLLECTGLQVSYGRNKVLHGVDVRVDAGEVLGLLGTNGAGKSTLLRAISGLTPPRHGKVRFDGKDTTGWSPMKMARLGLAYMPGGRGIFPDLSVAENLRMATWVTRKDKDYCAAAVGRAIELFPALTTRMEDRAGLLSGGQQQMLALAQALVQGPAGTDGKPGARVLLIDELSLGLAPAIVSELLDVVRHLRDEGLGILLVEQSAELVLKVSDRAMFLEKGEVRFSGPAQEILDRGDLIRSVFLAGALEQADEKLPHIDGLEVPEIDPEAVHEARRHLDDSPADPSTEDDISSADGGARPVNVTGARTDADEVDDETGELPRIVRDRPERPVSTGEDEDEDLADIVEALDAAADAAPTPKVAIATRNLRKTFGGVAAIAGVDIDICAGEIVGLMGPNGAGKTTILDAMSGFLVPDTGRVYFNGSDVTDLTPQARAHLGLGRSFQDAKLFPGLTVTETIAVSCERWVTSREPLAAALRLPASLLSEIDVAERVDRIITLLGLGVFQDRFASELSTGSRRLVEFGCLLAQEPDVLLLDEPAAGLARAEAELMGPLMKRIREATGGALVIVEHDVGLLRRTCDRIIALESGRVVAQGPPDEVLSDPTVIATYLGAEAAAAS